Proteins found in one Aethina tumida isolate Nest 87 chromosome 1, icAetTumi1.1, whole genome shotgun sequence genomic segment:
- the LOC109609424 gene encoding PAN2-PAN3 deadenylation complex catalytic subunit PAN2 isoform X1: MYFDQSGLAVVAQPENQLVGLESEYIQTQCVLADGGDRFGVSSVTFDKHEELLWMGNQGGHVTSYYTGAMQKYTSFQVHATEEIRQIVTFDEGILALTASTLRCQIRRGIPVYTHMSTQMQEMQCMLQMSPTRLLMGGHQDKLIDFNLNLCKETMSVDVGDAGCVMLRPHSRFVCAGNPLGRIDLRDPNNLKVEHTLETHSGSLSDFDVQGNLLITCGFSNRHGNLAVDRFLMVYDLRMLRAVSPMQTVLDPMYLRFIPSISSRLAVVSALGQVQLLDTIALAEPKLCLLQMENPGAMCLAFDISSTSQAIAFGDNSGHIHLFGTTEEPIFNSYSRLTEHADPVEQYHSFTIDDYSTPLSVIPMPIVPDIPLASDWPPEFMQNAYRKPQGIDAEIVRSMKMQGPIGYAPNPKTSRRNQVMYDFGMNGYSNHTHINKSPKHHEDDGTFIAIPKRYRKVDVKYNKLGSDDFQFDLYNKTGLTGLEATLPNAYCNSMIQVLYYTEPLRAALLSHLCNKEFCLSCELGFLFHMLSTASQNQPCQPGNFLRAFRTVPEASALGLILSDLHPGVKVKTDLSALIQSWNRFMLHQMHVELVESRKRNEEKQNSKKTFVYKETDFPSISNDRKKTSTSSNSEVIEDEQQEEVSEISQLFGTKQLQKNTCLKCGCEVRKESVLLACNLVYPTSEPDREEWSFCDILARSLCPQQTTPAWCDTCSKFAPTLQTRIIQSLPKLLAINTGLHNPQHKQFWQTQMDKVVAKMSTLEPIRAATPTGPPQPAVPTPTTSSKPCRYGDNCTRPGCRFRHSFDNAPPSAPLNNPYCSNNWLPHSIELALRNDELKVRKLGDNKEKNYEKTEGGIKRRYELTTVVCYINDQASNEKRNLVALIKVPESYLTGSAANRSTLAANAATAANPANNLSNADPSTIKDKWYLFNDFSICPIPMQEAVWFSLDWKTPCVLYYSTSDIIDANTDIFKPLTRFWKYEFWRRNKKTFKEVFTEDACIARSGGTAGITFTPLHDNELLAAGDLVAMDAEFVTLNQEEAELRSDGKMSTIKPSQMSVARITCIRGQGSLEGTPFIDDYISTQEQVVDYLTKFSGIKPGDLDANFSSKHLTTLKSTYTKLRFLLDSGVIFVGHGLKNDFRVINLVVPPEQVADTVLLFHLPHHRMVSLRFLAWHFLGIKIQSETHDSIEDARAALQLYKKYKQLEAHGKIGEELGKLYEAGKTLNWRVPES, from the exons ATGTATTTCGACCAATCCGgc ctgGCCGTCGTAGCCCAACCCGAAAATCAACTAGTTGGACTCGAATCTGAATATATCCAAACTCAATGTGTCTTAGCTGATGGTGGAGACCGGTTTGGGGTCTCCTCTGTTACTTTTGACAAACATGAAGAACTGTTATGGATGGGCAATCAAGGC gGTCATGTTACTTCGTATTACACAGGTGCCATGCAAAAGTATACATCCTTCCAGGTGCATGCAACTGAAGAGATTAGACAAATTGTGACCTTTGATGAAGGTATCCTTGCACTAACGGCAAGTACGTTAAGATGTCAAATACGAAGAGGAATTCCGGTGTACACTCATAT GTCCACTCAGATGCAAGAGATGCAGTGCATGTTACAAATGTCACCAACCAGGCTCTTAATGGGGGGACACCAGGATAAACTCAtcgatttcaatcttaatttgtGCAAGGAAACCATGTCG GTGGATGTTGGAGATGCGGGTTGCGTGATGCTGAGGCCCCATAGTAGGTTCGTGTGCGCCGGCAATCCGCTGGGCCGGATTGATCTGCGCGATCCCAACAATCTGAAAGTGGAACACACATTGGAAACGCACAGTGGCAGTCTGAGCGACTTCGACGTCCAGGGCAATTTGCTGATCACATGCGGCTTTAGTAACAG ACATGGAAACTTGGCCGTGGACAGATTTCTGATGGTGTACGACCTGCGTATGTTACGCGCCGTTTCTCCCATGCAGACCGTTCTGGATCCAATGTACCTGAGATTCATACCATCGATTTCGTCTCGGCTGGCGGTTGTTTCGGCGCTTGGGCAGGTCCAACTGCTGGACACGATCGCGCTCGCCGAACCGAAACTGTGTCTACTTCAAATGGAGAATCCAG GTGCAATGTGTCTAGCTTTCGACATTAGCTCGACTAGTCAAGCGATCGCGTTCGGCGATAATTCCGGTCACATTCACTTGTTCGGCACGACGGAAGAGCCGATCTTTAACTCCTACTCTCGACTGACCGAACACGCTGATCCAGTTGAACAGTATCACAGCTTCACCATCGACGATTATTCAACCCCATTGTCTGTCATTCCGATGCCGATCGTGCCTGACATTCCCCTAGCCAGCGATTGGCCTCCTGAATTCATGCAGAATGCTTACAG AAAGCCCCAAGGAATCGATGCGGAGATAGTGCGCTCGATGAAGATGCAGGGGCCGATCGGTTACGCGCCTAACCCGAAAACATCACGGAGAAACCAA gtGATGTACGATTTTGGGATGAACGGCTACAGTAACCACACGCACATCAACAAGAGCCCGAAACACCACGAAGACGACGGCACGTTCATCGCCATACCCAAGAGGTACCGGAAAGTAGACGTTAAATACAACAAACTCGGCAGCGATGATTTCCAATTTGATCTCTACAACAAAACGGGCCTAACCGGACTCGAAGCCACTCTGCCCAACGCCTACTGCAACTCCATGATCCAG GTTTTGTACTATACGGAGCCGTTGCGGGCGGCTTTGCTATCACACCTGTGCAATAAAGAGTTTTGTTTGTCGTGCGAGTTGGGTTTTCTGTTCCACATGCTGTCAACCGCCAGCCAAAATCAGCCTTGTCAACCTGGCAATTTCCTTCGAGCGTTTAGGACCGTTCCTGAGGCGTCGGCCCTCGGTTTGATACTAAGCGATCTGCATCCGGGAGTTAAAGTCAAAACAGATCTGAGCGCTTTGATACAGAGCTGGAATCGATTTATGTTGCACCAGATGCATGTCGAGTTGGTCGAATCGAGGAAGAGGAACGAGGAGAAGCAAAACTCGAAAAAGACGTTTGTGTATAAGGAAACAGATTTTCCCAGCATTTCCAATGATAGAAAGAAAACTAGCACATCAT CTAACAGTGAGGTAATTGAGGACGAACAACAAGAAGAAGTGTCCGAGATTAGTCAACTGTTCGGCACGAAACAATTGCAAAAAAACACCTGTCTTAAATGCGGTTGTGAG GTGAGGAAGGAGTCGGTGTTGTTAGCCTGCAATTTGGTCTACCCAACCAGCGAGCCTGATAGAGAAGAGTGGAGTTTCTGCGACATTCTGGCTCGTTCTTTGTGTCCCCAACAAACTACACCCGCGTGGTGCGACACCTGCTCTAAGTTCGCACCCACTCTACAAACGAGGATCATCCAGTCGTTACCCAAATTGTTGGCAATCAATACAGGGTTGCACAATCCACAGCACAAGCAATTCTGGCAAACACAAATGGATAAGGTGGTGGCAAAGATGTCGACACTAGAGCCGATACGGGCGGCAACACCTACGGGGCCACCGCAACCAGCAGTTCCGACACCCACGACATCGTCCAAGCCCTGTCGTTACGGAGACAACTGCACGAGGCCGGGCTGTCGATTCAGGCACAGTTTCGACAACGCGCCACCATCCGCACCCCTCAACAATCCTTATTGTAGTAATAACTGGTTGCCGCATTCAATAGAGTTGGCCCTGCGCAACGATGAACTTAAAGTCAGGAAACTGGGCgataacaaagaaaaaaac TACGAAAAAACTGAAGGAGGAATTAAACGGCGCTACGAACTAACGACGGTCGTATGTTACATTAACGATCAAGCTTCGAACGAGAAACGCAACCTGGTCGCCCTAATAAAAGTACCTGAGTCGTACTTAACAGGATCGGCGGCGAATCGATCAACCCTGGCAGCAAATGCCGCGACTGCTGCCAATCCTGCAAACAATCTCTCCAATGCAGATCCATCAACCATTAAGGATAAGTGGTATCTCTTCAATGATTTTAGCATTTGCCCGATACCAATGCAGGAGGCGGTTTGGTTCAGTTTGGACTGGAAGACGCCTTGCGTACTGTATTATAGCACTTCTGATATTATTGATGCCAACACCGACATATTTAAGCCTCTGACTAGG TTTTGGAAATATGAATTTTGGAGGCGCAATAAGAAAACGTTCAAG GAGGTGTTTACAGAAGATGCTTGCATAGCAAGGAGCGGTGGAACAGCAGGCATCACCTTCACTCCGTTACACGACAACGAATTACTCGCCGCTGGTGATCTGGTGGCGATGGACGCTGAGTTCGTGACGTTGAACCAGGAGGAGGCGGAGTTGCGTAGTGACGGCAAAATGTCGACCATCAAACCATCTCAAATGTCCGTGGCAAGAATCACTTGCATCAGAGG ACAGGGCAGTTTGGAGGGTACTCCGTTCATAGATGATTATATTTCGACTCAAGAACAAGTCGTAGATTATTTGACGAAGTTCTCGGGCATCAAACCCGGCGACTTAGACGCCAACTTCAGCTCCAAACATCTCACCACACTGAAGTCCACTTACACTAAACTTAGGTTCCTCCTGGACAGTGGAGTCATTTTTGTTGGACATGGTCTCAAAAATGACTTCAG gGTGATTAATTTGGTGGTACCACCTGAACAAGTGGCTGATACTGTCCTACTGTTTCATCTGCCACACCACAGAATGGTGTCACTCAGATTTTTAGCATGGCATTTCTTAG GGATAAAGATTCAGTCGGAGACTCACGATTCCATAGAAGATGCTCGAGCAGCGCTACAACTCTACAAGAAGTATAAACAACTAGAAGCCCATGGAAAAATTGGAGAAGAACTAGGAAAGCTGTATGAAGCTGGGAAAACGTTAAATTGGCGCGTGCCAGAGAGTtag
- the LOC109609424 gene encoding PAN2-PAN3 deadenylation complex catalytic subunit PAN2 isoform X2, with protein sequence MYFDQSGLAVVAQPENQLVGLESEYIQTQCVLADGGDRFGVSSVTFDKHEELLWMGNQGGHVTSYYTGAMQKYTSFQVHATEEIRQIVTFDEGILALTASTLRCQIRRGIPVYTHMSTQMQEMQCMLQMSPTRLLMGGHQDKLIDFNLNLCKETMSVDVGDAGCVMLRPHSRFVCAGNPLGRIDLRDPNNLKVEHTLETHSGSLSDFDVQGNLLITCGFSNRHGNLAVDRFLMVYDLRMLRAVSPMQTVLDPMYLRFIPSISSRLAVVSALGQVQLLDTIALAEPKLCLLQMENPGAMCLAFDISSTSQAIAFGDNSGHIHLFGTTEEPIFNSYSRLTEHADPVEQYHSFTIDDYSTPLSVIPMPIVPDIPLASDWPPEFMQNAYRKPQGIDAEIVRSMKMQGPIGYAPNPKTSRRNQVMYDFGMNGYSNHTHINKSPKHHEDDGTFIAIPKRYRKVDVKYNKLGSDDFQFDLYNKTGLTGLEATLPNAYCNSMIQVLYYTEPLRAALLSHLCNKEFCLSCELGFLFHMLSTASQNQPCQPGNFLRAFRTVPEASALGLILSDLHPGVKVKTDLSALIQSWNRFMLHQMHVELVESRKRNEEKQNSKKTFVYKETDFPSISNDRKKTSTSSNSEVIEDEQQEEVSEISQLFGTKQLQKNTCLKCGCEVRKESVLLACNLVYPTSEPDREEWSFCDILARSLCPQQTTPAWCDTCSKFAPTLQTRIIQSLPKLLAINTGLHNPQHKQFWQTQMDKVVAKMSTLEPIRAATPTGPPQPAVPTPTTSSKPCRYGDNCTRPGCRFRHSFDNAPPSAPLNNPYCSNNWLPHSIELALRNDELKVRKLGDNKEKNYEKTEGGIKRRYELTTVVCYINDQASNEKRNLVALIKVPESYLTGSAANRSTLAANAATAANPANNLSNADPSTIKDKWYLFNDFSICPIPMQEAVWFSLDWKTPCVLYYSTSDIIDANTDIFKPLTREVFTEDACIARSGGTAGITFTPLHDNELLAAGDLVAMDAEFVTLNQEEAELRSDGKMSTIKPSQMSVARITCIRGQGSLEGTPFIDDYISTQEQVVDYLTKFSGIKPGDLDANFSSKHLTTLKSTYTKLRFLLDSGVIFVGHGLKNDFRVINLVVPPEQVADTVLLFHLPHHRMVSLRFLAWHFLGIKIQSETHDSIEDARAALQLYKKYKQLEAHGKIGEELGKLYEAGKTLNWRVPES encoded by the exons ATGTATTTCGACCAATCCGgc ctgGCCGTCGTAGCCCAACCCGAAAATCAACTAGTTGGACTCGAATCTGAATATATCCAAACTCAATGTGTCTTAGCTGATGGTGGAGACCGGTTTGGGGTCTCCTCTGTTACTTTTGACAAACATGAAGAACTGTTATGGATGGGCAATCAAGGC gGTCATGTTACTTCGTATTACACAGGTGCCATGCAAAAGTATACATCCTTCCAGGTGCATGCAACTGAAGAGATTAGACAAATTGTGACCTTTGATGAAGGTATCCTTGCACTAACGGCAAGTACGTTAAGATGTCAAATACGAAGAGGAATTCCGGTGTACACTCATAT GTCCACTCAGATGCAAGAGATGCAGTGCATGTTACAAATGTCACCAACCAGGCTCTTAATGGGGGGACACCAGGATAAACTCAtcgatttcaatcttaatttgtGCAAGGAAACCATGTCG GTGGATGTTGGAGATGCGGGTTGCGTGATGCTGAGGCCCCATAGTAGGTTCGTGTGCGCCGGCAATCCGCTGGGCCGGATTGATCTGCGCGATCCCAACAATCTGAAAGTGGAACACACATTGGAAACGCACAGTGGCAGTCTGAGCGACTTCGACGTCCAGGGCAATTTGCTGATCACATGCGGCTTTAGTAACAG ACATGGAAACTTGGCCGTGGACAGATTTCTGATGGTGTACGACCTGCGTATGTTACGCGCCGTTTCTCCCATGCAGACCGTTCTGGATCCAATGTACCTGAGATTCATACCATCGATTTCGTCTCGGCTGGCGGTTGTTTCGGCGCTTGGGCAGGTCCAACTGCTGGACACGATCGCGCTCGCCGAACCGAAACTGTGTCTACTTCAAATGGAGAATCCAG GTGCAATGTGTCTAGCTTTCGACATTAGCTCGACTAGTCAAGCGATCGCGTTCGGCGATAATTCCGGTCACATTCACTTGTTCGGCACGACGGAAGAGCCGATCTTTAACTCCTACTCTCGACTGACCGAACACGCTGATCCAGTTGAACAGTATCACAGCTTCACCATCGACGATTATTCAACCCCATTGTCTGTCATTCCGATGCCGATCGTGCCTGACATTCCCCTAGCCAGCGATTGGCCTCCTGAATTCATGCAGAATGCTTACAG AAAGCCCCAAGGAATCGATGCGGAGATAGTGCGCTCGATGAAGATGCAGGGGCCGATCGGTTACGCGCCTAACCCGAAAACATCACGGAGAAACCAA gtGATGTACGATTTTGGGATGAACGGCTACAGTAACCACACGCACATCAACAAGAGCCCGAAACACCACGAAGACGACGGCACGTTCATCGCCATACCCAAGAGGTACCGGAAAGTAGACGTTAAATACAACAAACTCGGCAGCGATGATTTCCAATTTGATCTCTACAACAAAACGGGCCTAACCGGACTCGAAGCCACTCTGCCCAACGCCTACTGCAACTCCATGATCCAG GTTTTGTACTATACGGAGCCGTTGCGGGCGGCTTTGCTATCACACCTGTGCAATAAAGAGTTTTGTTTGTCGTGCGAGTTGGGTTTTCTGTTCCACATGCTGTCAACCGCCAGCCAAAATCAGCCTTGTCAACCTGGCAATTTCCTTCGAGCGTTTAGGACCGTTCCTGAGGCGTCGGCCCTCGGTTTGATACTAAGCGATCTGCATCCGGGAGTTAAAGTCAAAACAGATCTGAGCGCTTTGATACAGAGCTGGAATCGATTTATGTTGCACCAGATGCATGTCGAGTTGGTCGAATCGAGGAAGAGGAACGAGGAGAAGCAAAACTCGAAAAAGACGTTTGTGTATAAGGAAACAGATTTTCCCAGCATTTCCAATGATAGAAAGAAAACTAGCACATCAT CTAACAGTGAGGTAATTGAGGACGAACAACAAGAAGAAGTGTCCGAGATTAGTCAACTGTTCGGCACGAAACAATTGCAAAAAAACACCTGTCTTAAATGCGGTTGTGAG GTGAGGAAGGAGTCGGTGTTGTTAGCCTGCAATTTGGTCTACCCAACCAGCGAGCCTGATAGAGAAGAGTGGAGTTTCTGCGACATTCTGGCTCGTTCTTTGTGTCCCCAACAAACTACACCCGCGTGGTGCGACACCTGCTCTAAGTTCGCACCCACTCTACAAACGAGGATCATCCAGTCGTTACCCAAATTGTTGGCAATCAATACAGGGTTGCACAATCCACAGCACAAGCAATTCTGGCAAACACAAATGGATAAGGTGGTGGCAAAGATGTCGACACTAGAGCCGATACGGGCGGCAACACCTACGGGGCCACCGCAACCAGCAGTTCCGACACCCACGACATCGTCCAAGCCCTGTCGTTACGGAGACAACTGCACGAGGCCGGGCTGTCGATTCAGGCACAGTTTCGACAACGCGCCACCATCCGCACCCCTCAACAATCCTTATTGTAGTAATAACTGGTTGCCGCATTCAATAGAGTTGGCCCTGCGCAACGATGAACTTAAAGTCAGGAAACTGGGCgataacaaagaaaaaaac TACGAAAAAACTGAAGGAGGAATTAAACGGCGCTACGAACTAACGACGGTCGTATGTTACATTAACGATCAAGCTTCGAACGAGAAACGCAACCTGGTCGCCCTAATAAAAGTACCTGAGTCGTACTTAACAGGATCGGCGGCGAATCGATCAACCCTGGCAGCAAATGCCGCGACTGCTGCCAATCCTGCAAACAATCTCTCCAATGCAGATCCATCAACCATTAAGGATAAGTGGTATCTCTTCAATGATTTTAGCATTTGCCCGATACCAATGCAGGAGGCGGTTTGGTTCAGTTTGGACTGGAAGACGCCTTGCGTACTGTATTATAGCACTTCTGATATTATTGATGCCAACACCGACATATTTAAGCCTCTGACTAGG GAGGTGTTTACAGAAGATGCTTGCATAGCAAGGAGCGGTGGAACAGCAGGCATCACCTTCACTCCGTTACACGACAACGAATTACTCGCCGCTGGTGATCTGGTGGCGATGGACGCTGAGTTCGTGACGTTGAACCAGGAGGAGGCGGAGTTGCGTAGTGACGGCAAAATGTCGACCATCAAACCATCTCAAATGTCCGTGGCAAGAATCACTTGCATCAGAGG ACAGGGCAGTTTGGAGGGTACTCCGTTCATAGATGATTATATTTCGACTCAAGAACAAGTCGTAGATTATTTGACGAAGTTCTCGGGCATCAAACCCGGCGACTTAGACGCCAACTTCAGCTCCAAACATCTCACCACACTGAAGTCCACTTACACTAAACTTAGGTTCCTCCTGGACAGTGGAGTCATTTTTGTTGGACATGGTCTCAAAAATGACTTCAG gGTGATTAATTTGGTGGTACCACCTGAACAAGTGGCTGATACTGTCCTACTGTTTCATCTGCCACACCACAGAATGGTGTCACTCAGATTTTTAGCATGGCATTTCTTAG GGATAAAGATTCAGTCGGAGACTCACGATTCCATAGAAGATGCTCGAGCAGCGCTACAACTCTACAAGAAGTATAAACAACTAGAAGCCCATGGAAAAATTGGAGAAGAACTAGGAAAGCTGTATGAAGCTGGGAAAACGTTAAATTGGCGCGTGCCAGAGAGTtag
- the LOC109608787 gene encoding uncharacterized protein LOC109608787: MPSGRENDGINNTDQNSKNEGQYEIPEVCDLILRICFHKSCRGLLIMGLFFGALQFYFNTDFEALEAATVTKSQLPQIENDTWDETKLEPPNPTKKVMQPSCALNSYVIMVMQDASKNIYNKKYTCMPGDDKTEKIKEEVVEDENTSPLYVFGAFVLVTVCVILDLVEYKGTNKQTKAPLSRKCSLADLSVLKHQRKELVRRESILENPEESSNKQMGFRRPPPLHRRCSFPVGSNRLNYQFNSIDVPSQLESRRFLGNSRRSSIIHDSQGIMDGRRQSTVDSRRVSIVSDSRRLSLLPHEVGYNSMDNRRISMDVDSLDRRHHVRFVHRH, translated from the exons ATGCCGTCCGGACGGGAAAACGATGGGATTAATAATACAG ATCAGAATTCAAAGAATGAAGGACAATACGAGATACCAGAAGTATGCGATCTAATCCTGCGAATATGTTTTCACAAATCGTGCAGAGGTCTTCTCATTATGGGACTATTTTTTGGTGCACTCCAGTTCTATTTCAATACAGATTTTGAGGCACTGGAGGCAGCCACGGTGACCAAGTCCCAGTTGCCGCAAATTGAAAACGATACGTGGGATGAGACCAAACTTGAACCACCAAACCCAACAAAAAAAGTAATGCAACCTTCTTGTGCCCTCAATTCTTACGTTATAATGGTTATGCAGGATGCAtctaagaatatttataataagaaatacaCTTGCATGCCAGGCGACGACAAAACGGAAAAGATAAAAGAAGAAGTTGTAGAAGATG AAAATACGTCACCATTGTACGTATTTGGAGCGTTCGTATTGGTAACGGTGTGCGTTATCTTGGACTTAGTGGAATATAAAGGAACTAACAAACAAACTAAAGCACCACTCAGTAGAAAATGCTCGTTGGCCGACCTGTCCGTATTGAAGCATCAGAGAAAAGAGCTTGTTAGAAGAGAGTCGATCTTGGAAAATCCAGAAGAGAGTTCCAATAAACAAATGG GATTTCGACGTCCACCGCCGCTACATCGAAGATGTTCCTTTCCGGTGGGAAGCAACAGGCTTAATTACCAGTTTAACAGTATTGATGTACCATCACAATTAGAATCTAGAAGATTTTTGGGTAACAGTAGAAGATCTTCAATTATTCATGACAGTCAAGGAATAATGGACGGCAGAAGACAATCCACTGTTGATTCTAGGAGAGTTTCGATTGTTTCCGATTCTAGACGACTGTCTTTGTTACCACACGAGGTCGGATACAATTCCATGGATAATAGAAGGATCTCTATGGACGTAGACTCTTTGGATAGAAGGCACCATGTTAGATTTGTGCACAggcactaa